One window from the genome of Candidatus Hydrogenedens sp. encodes:
- a CDS encoding alpha-L-rhamnosidase C-terminal domain-containing protein, translating into MLDFLKEKDVRSRFLLSPVRIVWKSDSVQELDLNGLFSQPQKPFSIKYDKDIPPSFVLDFGREIHGGIQLSQGMVKDKTPLPLRITFGESVAEAMGEPDQDHAIHDTTVFLPWYGSNEVGTTGFRFVKIEMLKPGTEWLCTGIKAVVLIQDLEYLGSFNSDDEFLNKIWKTGAYTVHLCLQDYLWDGIKRDRLVWIGDMHVETVVLSYLFGYNATIEKSLDYVRDNTPLPGWMNGISSYSLWWLIIQDYWYFMLERKDYLKQQKEYIKGLVRQLIQCVEQNGKEVLPETRFLDWSTAGNKDAIHSGLQSLLFWALCCAERLLIILDETELANQCKHVGEVMKKYRPPEHQVKQSRALGVIAGLENPVIVNEECFKKNPLEGLSTFYGFYVLQAKAIAGDLSGALDLICNYWGPMLKMGATTFWEHFDVRWLENSVPIDEVVPKGAKSIHRDFGEHCYVGLRHSLCHGWASGPTAWLMQYVLGLQPSAPSWKKVRISPYLGDRLTFAEGSVSTPFGIISVRHEKQKNGEIKSQFKAPKEVEVILVGKK; encoded by the coding sequence ATGCTTGATTTCTTGAAAGAAAAGGATGTCCGTTCCCGTTTTTTGTTATCTCCTGTACGTATTGTATGGAAAAGTGATTCTGTTCAGGAACTTGATTTAAATGGGTTATTTTCGCAACCACAAAAGCCTTTTTCGATAAAGTATGATAAGGACATACCACCTTCTTTTGTTCTCGATTTTGGGAGGGAAATTCATGGAGGAATTCAGTTAAGTCAAGGGATGGTAAAAGATAAAACTCCTTTACCGCTCCGAATAACTTTTGGGGAATCTGTGGCTGAGGCAATGGGAGAACCTGACCAAGACCATGCCATTCATGATACAACAGTTTTTTTACCGTGGTATGGAAGTAATGAAGTGGGAACTACGGGATTTCGGTTTGTAAAAATAGAAATGCTTAAACCCGGAACTGAATGGTTGTGCACGGGAATAAAAGCGGTGGTTCTCATTCAAGACCTTGAATATTTGGGAAGTTTTAATTCTGATGATGAATTTTTGAATAAGATTTGGAAAACAGGAGCGTATACAGTACATTTGTGTCTACAAGATTATTTGTGGGATGGAATTAAACGAGACCGACTTGTTTGGATAGGGGATATGCATGTAGAAACTGTTGTTTTGAGTTACTTATTCGGTTATAACGCAACAATAGAAAAAAGTTTAGATTATGTTCGTGATAATACACCATTACCGGGATGGATGAACGGAATTAGTTCTTATTCCTTATGGTGGCTTATTATCCAAGATTATTGGTATTTTATGCTTGAGCGAAAAGATTACCTAAAGCAACAAAAGGAATACATCAAAGGTTTGGTTAGACAACTTATTCAGTGCGTTGAACAAAATGGGAAAGAGGTATTACCGGAGACTCGTTTTTTAGATTGGAGCACTGCTGGGAATAAAGATGCTATTCATTCTGGTCTTCAATCTCTTTTATTTTGGGCTTTATGTTGTGCAGAGAGATTACTAATTATCTTGGATGAAACAGAATTAGCTAACCAATGTAAACATGTTGGAGAGGTAATGAAAAAATATCGTCCTCCTGAACATCAGGTCAAACAATCGCGTGCATTAGGTGTCATAGCAGGTTTAGAGAATCCTGTAATAGTCAATGAGGAATGCTTTAAGAAAAATCCATTGGAAGGACTGTCTACTTTTTACGGTTTTTATGTATTGCAGGCAAAAGCAATAGCAGGTGATTTGTCAGGGGCTTTAGATTTGATTTGCAATTATTGGGGTCCGATGTTAAAAATGGGTGCTACAACATTTTGGGAGCATTTCGATGTGCGATGGTTGGAAAATTCGGTACCAATTGATGAAGTTGTCCCTAAAGGGGCAAAAAGTATCCATAGAGATTTTGGGGAACACTGTTATGTCGGTTTAAGACATAGTCTCTGTCACGGTTGGGCTTCCGGTCCGACGGCATGGTTAATGCAATATGTCCTTGGTTTACAACCTTCTGCCCCATCATGGAAAAAAGTTAGAATTAGTCCTTATTTGGGGGATAGATTGACATTTGCAGAAGGGAGTGTGTCAACTCCATTTGGGATTATTTCTGTACGTCATGAAAAGCAGAAGAATGGAGAAATAAAATCTCAGTTCAAGGCACCGAAGGAAGTAGAAGTTATCCTTGTTGGAAAAAAATAA
- a CDS encoding undecaprenyl-diphosphate phosphatase, giving the protein MFQDVMNAGILAIIEGITEFLPISSTGHLIIAEHWFSLQGDKTFQDTFLVVIQFPAILAVLLYFYKTLLPPVRDVEKVKEWVFLWVKICVAFIPAGVLGFFFDDFIDFYLFNPLTVTISLIVGGIVLIWIERLQIGKKDLSSIAEVSIYFCIAVGIFQCIAMIPGVSRSAATIIGAMLLGVTRSVAVEFSFYLAIPTLAGASGLKLLKHGFSFSSEEWLLLLIGSIISFIVAYLVIALFLRYVKSHDFKVFGIYRIALGVLVIILLYLL; this is encoded by the coding sequence ATGTTTCAAGATGTTATGAATGCAGGAATATTGGCAATTATTGAGGGTATAACAGAGTTCCTTCCTATTAGTAGTACAGGGCACTTGATAATTGCGGAACACTGGTTTTCATTACAGGGAGACAAAACTTTTCAAGATACTTTCCTTGTTGTTATTCAGTTTCCTGCTATTTTGGCTGTTTTACTATATTTTTACAAAACGTTATTACCCCCAGTTAGAGATGTTGAAAAGGTAAAAGAATGGGTTTTTTTATGGGTAAAAATTTGTGTAGCATTTATACCTGCGGGTGTTTTAGGGTTCTTTTTTGATGATTTTATTGATTTTTATCTATTTAATCCACTTACAGTTACTATCTCTTTAATTGTTGGTGGGATTGTTTTAATATGGATAGAACGACTCCAAATAGGCAAAAAGGATTTATCTTCGATTGCTGAGGTATCAATATATTTTTGTATTGCGGTAGGTATATTTCAATGTATAGCAATGATTCCAGGTGTCTCACGTTCTGCAGCAACAATTATTGGAGCTATGCTTTTAGGTGTTACCCGTAGCGTAGCGGTAGAATTTTCTTTTTATTTGGCAATTCCAACCTTAGCGGGTGCAAGTGGATTGAAATTGTTAAAACACGGTTTCAGCTTCTCTTCAGAAGAATGGCTTTTACTTTTAATCGGTTCAATTATTTCTTTTATAGTTGCTTACCTTGTTATCGCTTTGTTTTTAAGATATGTAAAATCACATGATTTTAAAGTTTTTGGTATTTATCGTATTGCTCTTGGTGTATTAGTCATAATCTTGTTGTATTTGTTATAA
- a CDS encoding RbsD/FucU family protein, translating to MLKQRLLHPEILYALASAGHGSKILITDGNYPASTKEGVSAETVYLNLLPGMVKVTDVLEAILTAVEIEEAFVMCPDSGEEPEIFKDFRKLLPHINLIKLNRFDFYDYASSSETCLQIVTGDQRLYANILLTIGVVKP from the coding sequence ATGTTAAAACAAAGACTTTTACATCCTGAAATACTATATGCGTTAGCTTCTGCTGGACACGGCTCTAAAATTTTAATTACGGATGGTAATTATCCTGCAAGCACTAAAGAAGGAGTAAGTGCGGAAACAGTCTATTTAAATCTTCTTCCCGGTATGGTAAAAGTTACTGATGTACTTGAAGCAATATTAACAGCTGTGGAAATTGAAGAGGCTTTTGTTATGTGTCCCGATTCCGGAGAAGAACCTGAAATTTTTAAAGATTTCCGAAAACTATTACCTCATATAAACCTAATTAAACTAAATCGGTTTGATTTTTATGACTACGCCTCTTCTTCTGAAACATGCTTACAAATTGTTACTGGCGACCAGAGGTTATACGCAAACATTTTATTAACAATTGGTGTGGTAAAACCATAA
- a CDS encoding response regulator, translating into MRILVVDDDVDLAELIKTKLISEGHQVGVVHTGEGAFEKAKEFKPDIVLLDIMLPGVTGYQICRRIRKDPELYKTAIIILTALGEEPEMLHGLEQGADDYLVKPFKLERLMDKISSLGVLLASINARNQVTNFPGTDAIKREINHKLARGEQIAVVYINLVGFKPYCVSHGPDGQKKALIFLANLLVDLKKSLGLYECFMAHMGGEHFVVLLNASDYEKFCEALVTNFDQKKSQLYTPQEYSQGYIYAVDRNGAEVRCPLMALSVGVVHNLNRPFKNAKKMFEVLAQVRQKAQPIQGKSVYFVDRRHIDR; encoded by the coding sequence ATGAGGATTTTAGTTGTTGATGATGATGTAGATTTAGCTGAGCTAATCAAAACGAAGTTGATTAGTGAAGGACATCAGGTCGGGGTTGTGCATACGGGTGAGGGTGCTTTTGAGAAGGCTAAAGAATTCAAGCCAGATATTGTGTTGCTTGATATTATGTTACCAGGGGTTACAGGGTATCAGATATGTAGAAGAATTCGCAAGGACCCAGAGCTATATAAGACTGCAATTATTATATTGACAGCGTTGGGTGAAGAACCTGAAATGTTACATGGTTTAGAGCAAGGAGCAGATGATTATCTTGTGAAACCATTTAAATTGGAGCGATTGATGGATAAGATTTCATCTTTGGGGGTCTTGTTGGCTTCAATTAACGCACGCAACCAGGTTACAAATTTTCCAGGAACGGATGCTATTAAACGTGAAATTAATCATAAACTGGCGAGAGGAGAGCAGATTGCAGTTGTTTATATAAACCTTGTCGGATTTAAGCCTTATTGTGTTTCTCATGGTCCTGATGGTCAGAAGAAGGCATTGATTTTCCTTGCGAACTTACTGGTAGACTTAAAAAAGAGTTTAGGACTGTATGAATGTTTTATGGCACATATGGGTGGAGAACACTTCGTCGTTTTACTTAATGCTTCTGATTATGAAAAGTTCTGTGAAGCACTTGTAACGAATTTTGACCAGAAAAAAAGTCAATTGTATACGCCTCAGGAATATTCGCAGGGATATATTTATGCAGTTGATAGAAATGGTGCAGAGGTTAGGTGTCCACTTATGGCTCTTTCTGTAGGAGTGGTTCATAATTTAAATCGTCCATTTAAAAATGCAAAGAAAATGTTTGAAGTACTTGCTCAAGTTCGTCAGAAAGCACAACCTATCCAAGGAAAAAGTGTTTATTTTGTTGACCGACGCCATATTGACCGATAG
- a CDS encoding GNAT family N-acetyltransferase: MIEVREIKGEEVQKAVDTLVQAFFDDPLVCYMFPESNFRRMFISWVYERWIRLLMKFNTVFVDEEVRGVAVCVPPRLFPHIPLQYQIKAGLLGVIPRLGIRNFWKPFRVYLDSQKRTRSEVTKPSWILDILGVQPEYQGKGVGSALVQHLINCAKHDNVPVYVITHKEQNIKFYEKNGFNLIKKEFSLPGGPPTCSLICYP, translated from the coding sequence ATGATAGAAGTCAGGGAAATCAAGGGGGAAGAGGTGCAGAAAGCAGTAGACACATTAGTTCAAGCCTTTTTCGATGACCCGCTTGTGTGTTATATGTTTCCAGAAAGTAATTTTCGCCGGATGTTTATTTCTTGGGTATATGAGCGATGGATTCGGCTCCTTATGAAATTTAATACTGTTTTTGTTGATGAAGAGGTAAGAGGGGTTGCGGTGTGTGTTCCACCAAGATTATTTCCACATATACCTCTTCAGTATCAAATAAAGGCTGGATTATTAGGTGTTATTCCAAGGTTAGGTATCCGCAATTTTTGGAAGCCATTTCGTGTTTATTTAGACAGTCAAAAACGAACAAGGAGTGAAGTGACAAAACCGTCATGGATTTTAGATATATTAGGTGTTCAACCTGAGTATCAGGGAAAAGGTGTCGGTAGTGCATTAGTTCAACATCTTATTAATTGTGCTAAACATGATAACGTGCCTGTATATGTGATAACGCATAAAGAACAGAATATAAAATTTTATGAGAAAAATGGTTTTAATCTTATAAAGAAAGAATTTTCTTTGCCTGGTGGCCCTCCTACATGTTCTCTTATTTGTTATCCCTAA